DNA sequence from the Hippoglossus stenolepis isolate QCI-W04-F060 chromosome 17, HSTE1.2, whole genome shotgun sequence genome:
tttttctgtttccaccTTCATTCACATCTCGCCGGCCTCCATCAACCCTGCCCTCCCCTTTTCCTCTCACTACCTCCTTTTTCCTCCATGCTCCTCCCaccctccccctcttcttccctcttcaTTAATCCCTGTAtctgaacatttttttattgacttttcattttcataccGTCTAATAAAACTTTGATGACATGATAATcacatttcctttcctctttatGTGCAGCGGCAGGTTTGTGCAAAACCCGTCCCACAGACATCGTGTTCATCGTCGACAGCAGTCGCAGCGTTCGCCCTTCAGAGTTTGAGCAGGTCAAGGTCTTCCTGGCGAAGGTCATTGAGGGCCTGGATGTCGGACCCAACGCCACCCGTGTGGGAGTTGTCAACTACGCCAGCCGTGTCAAGAACGAGGTATGGGTAAAGATTTATTCACGTGTTTTTGTCATCGGTTGAACCACTTTGCATTGCTGACCTTTCTCTTATGCACCTGCAGGTGTCACTGAAGACTCACCGCACCAAAGCTGGACTGATCAAGGCCGTGACCAAGATCGAGCCGCTGTCCACTGGAACAATGACTGGACTGGCCATCCAGTTCGCCCTGAACGTGGCCTTCAGCGAGGCAGAGGGCGCTCGTGTCAAATCTCCTGACATCAGCAAGGTcacatacacattttaaatcatttcataatCCTTTTCATTGTACTGTGTCTAACTTTGCATGTCCCCATGACAGGTTGCCATCATTGTGACAGACGGGCGTCCCCAGGACACCGTGAAAGAAATTGCTGCCCGTGCCCGCGATGCCGGCATTGAGATTTTTGCCATCGGCGTGGGACGTGTGGACATGAGCACTCTGAAGCAGATGGCCAGTGATCCTCTGGACGACCACGTGGACTACGTGGAGAGCTACAGCGTCATCGAGAAGCTCACCAAGAAGTTCCAGGAGGCGTTCTGTGGTAAGTCTGGAGGAGAGGtaagaggaggtgagaggaggagagggaaagatgaGCAGTGTTGTTTGGGTTTATGTTTACAGTTAGAGACTCGGAGGAACAAAAGAGGGATTAGTTCTCAGTGATAGAGGCACGGCAAAAATAAATTTATTCATAATCCATGCCTTCATCCCCGTGGAGTGAGCTGTGTGCGGGCCTTCTTGCACTGAGGGTAAGGTGTCAGGACTGTCATCTTTTCATTCTCGTTTATTGTTCCCTCCCTTTTGTCCTCGCCACagtgcattcattcattcagactCATTAAATATTCCCAGTGCACGAGGGCATCAGGGCAGGAACAACCTTTTGGAACCAAATTCGCTCCTGGTCATCAGTCTCACATAAACTAAGAGGCGAGACTGATCTATCTTTAATTACCGATCCATTAGTGACAATCATTAAACCTCTAATTAGTGATGTCCTTCGGCGCTCACAGTCTGCGGCGGATTTGACTGCTGTCTGCGTTTTCGTTTTGCAGCAGCCAGTTTCGCTGCAGATGTTTCCGTCCAAGGGCAGAGCTGCATGGTCGCAGTGTTGGATTGTTATTGGATGAGCCTGAGCATTCAATTGAGAAACAGACATACAGATGTTGTTGATTTAAGGCGACTCCAATGTTTTCCACCTGTTCATTTTAAGGATCCACTGGATTTCTGCATCATCCACCCACGCATGTTAAACATTGTTGACGTCTACTGCAAGTCACAGTGGATCATTAAAAAAACGAGATGCTCGATTTTCAAACTGACATAGTTTCATTCTCTCCTCCTAACCCCAACCACCCCTCCccacctttgtgtgtgtgtgtgtgtgtgtgtgtacctctacacatttactgtgtgtacgtgtgtgctctgcatccacacacacacacagtgtcggACCTGTGTGCCACTGGGGATCATGATTGTGAGCAGGTATGCATCAGCAGCCCTGGATCATACAAGTGTGCCTGCAAAGATGGCTTTACCCTCATGGACAATGGTCGCAGCTGCagtggtgagtgtgtgcaagtgtgtatgAAGGAATTAGTCCAAGCATGATCATTGTGCTCCCACATTAAcatgccgtgtgtgtgtgtgtgtgtgtgtgtgtgtgtgtgtgtgtgtgtgtgtgtgtgtgtgtgtgtgtgtgtgtgtgtgtgtgtgtgtgtgtgtgtgtgtgttgccagcTTGCAGCAACTCTGCAACAGATGTGGTGTTCCTGATTGACGGCTCTAAGAGCGTTCGTCCTGAGAACTTTGAGCTGGTGAAGAAGTGGATCAACCAGATCATCGACAAACTGGATGTGTCTGACAGCAAGGCCCATGTTGGACTGGTGCAGTACTCCAGCGCAGTCAAACAGGTAAGGGTCTGTATTTTGCTTACGGGATCACCAGAATGATCCACTTCCTTCCCTCCCACATCAACATCCCATTTCTGTCGTCCCACAGGAGTTTCCCCTGGGTCGCTACAACAACAAGAAGGACCTGAAGGATGCTGTGAAGAAGATGGCCTACATGGAGAGGGGGACCATGACAGGTCAGGCCCTCCGCTATCTGGTCGATAACAGCTTCAACCCAGGTCACGGTGCCCGGCCCGGTGTCGCCAAGGTGGGCATCGTGTTCACTGACGGACGCAGCCAGGACTTCATCGGAGAAGCCGCCAAGAAGGCCAAGGAAAACGGTAGGGAGGAGAGGAACATTAGAGAAGTGTAAGTAAACTCATAGAAAAAGCCTCGTACGTCAGTGGGATAAGGGAcccatgtgtgtatgtttcagGCTTCAAGATGTATGCTGTGGGAGTGGGCAATGCAGTGGAGGATGAGTTGAGAGAGATTTCATCTGAGCCGACTGCAGAGCACTACTTCTACACCGCTGACTTCAAGGCCATGACCCAGATTGCCAAGAAACTGCAGATTAACATCTGCCAAGGTGAGAAGACATAATTTAGtacaaacataataaataataaatatgtgcATGAATGATTTCACTGTACATTCTAGTAGAGCAAGTCAAAACTTTAAGTTGTGCTCTCTGATCCCACAGAGGACGACCCTTGCGAATGCGACTCCCTCGTAAAGTTCCAAAAGAAAGTAGAAGATGCTCTACAGGCactaacaaaaaaatatatcctTTACAACAGGTGAAAGGGTCTGAGGGTGTGATGTTGGGAGGGAGGGGTTCAATGCTGTCGTTTTATTGTCTTGATTGTTTTCATCGTTCTCTCCTTGACAAAATCTTACTAGAGAGCATGTCGAAGAGGATCGCCATGCTGGAGAACAAAATCGTCTGAGGACTCAAATCCCACTTTTCCCTctacatctgcacacacactcacgtacacacacaactacacacacaaaaatgttttgcttcctGTAAAATGCTGAAGGGGAAACCGTGCCTGTGTGAATGAAGCCTGACCTCTGCCTGTATCCTGAAAATCTCCCAAaccacctctgcctcctccttttcttGGTCTTCACCTCTTTCACCCTTGGGTCTCCTGGGACACGAAGCGCCGGTTGCCATGGGGACCACACCTCTGTGCGCTCTGAAGGTCATCCTCCATAGCCAGCCTGTGCGTTTGTTAATAAAACTCTTCCCTCATAGGGAAATGGTGACAGTTCGCtgaagtttttttcttcttcttagttTCTGCCACAATGTTGAATCTTTGCAAACCCCAGAGTCTGTGTTGTTAATGTCAATGGAGCAGCAGCACGTCACCTTCACTTGTCTGTTTATATGTCGCCCtcatctttccttctctcccttcacCTGTCTTCTCTTCCCCACACACAAAGGTATCTAATATTATAaatggtatatatatatataaatatatatacaggtAAATTAATATAAGGTATATGTCTGGAAATAAGGGTACAccattgatgttttttattttcctaaatAAAGGTGATTCAGGaagtaaatattttaaaattgtgaAACTATTGTTTACCAAATTAACTTTATagacacatgcacaagcacTGACACGAAGAGCACTACACAAATGTACACGGTTTCAGTTCATATATTTTATCTCTGTGGTCTGTGGCTATTAAAGATGGGCTTCAGGGACCAGGAGGGCTCCATGGACGTTCCCAACAAAATGGTGAACGGTTTCAATTCACTGCAGAATTGCAGCTTGGTCATAAAAACTACTGTGAAGTGCTAAACTTCCTCTCAAACGGCAATGATTAGGACAAAGTTTAAAGTTTGATCAAAAGTCTATTGATGATCTTTTTGATTTTCTGATCAATTAAAGGTCCACTCCTTCATTATCATGCAGCCATACACATTATGTGAATCCGTTTTTTGTCAGTAATTGGTGGATTTAATTGACTGTTTTTCAAGTAACTTattataaatgcaaaatattaTGTGCTATAATATTTATTGAGTTTCATATAATGAAATCAAAGCTTTTTTGCTTGACAGTTTAGGCTGTGGTCGGTGCATTTATACACCACGTAATCAGATTAATGGGAAATATAAGTAGTATCAGCACATTAACCTGTACacttatataatattaatattgaatattgcAAACCAATATACTGtgtatgtaaaatgttattatatagatagtttattatcattatttgttgtttaaagtgtttatttatttggcaTTTGGACTTTTATTCTATCACGTGGCAACTTGTAATAAAGCTATAAAATGGAGAATAAAACAACTAGTAACTGAGCAGGTGTCAGAAGTGTAGGACAGAGACACTTCAAACTTTATAATCTGAGTGTGTTGGATAATAAATGTGAGTCTGACGGTTCATCGGGTTGTTCAGCTCATCAGTGAAAGTTTGAGACGCGTCACGATGACGTAGCAGAAGTGAGACAGCGGCTCTGATgagcagctgaaaaacaaacccgGACAGAAGCGGCTCCTTCCTCCCGGAGCCTCGCGGAAAGCGGCTTTCACACCGGAATTAGTTCAGTGCGGAGCTCAGGGAATCCGTCACAGACACAACCCGTCGGCTCGCAGGGTTTTTATCATCGACACAACGACTGACGCGCTGCTGCAACACCGCAGCATCTGCTCGGGCTAGCGAGGCTAACTCAGCGAGCTAACACCGGCTTCTAGCGTCAGGGAGCCCGGTGCGAGAGAGCGGAACAGCCGCGAGCTCTAAGGCAGGCCCGTCTCCGTTAATGATCTGTGGAGCAGAGGACTGCGCAGTGACCCGGGACCGACAGGGGACTCCTCGGGTATTCAGCAGCGGAGCAGCTTCGAGCTAACGTCAGGAGTTTATAGCGACCAGCAGCTAGCGGTCACGGCAGGTGCCTCAGCCCAGGTGCTGCCACAGTCAGTCCGAGGAGCTTCGGGCACTGAGACGAGTCATGGCCGGTAACCCCTCTGCAGGCGTCAGCTGCCAGGCTAATGGAGAGAACCCCCCGGGGCGAGTGGCCGGCTCCGGCCGCTCGTGTCGCCTCCAGTCCCAGTCCGAGTCCGAGTCCGACGTTGTGCCGACCGCGAAGAGCTTAGCTCTGCTGTGCAGCCGGGACGAGGAGGAGCGGGAAGcggctctggaggagctgacccAGGGGATCCTGGTGAGTCTGGGACTGGACAAACCCGGCTCGGCACGGCTCAGTAAACGGACTCTCCTGCATCTGCTCCGCCTGTCCCGCTCGTGCCCGCTGCAGGAGGTGCGGGAGAGGGTAGCCGGGCTCCTGAGGACCGCACAGGTAATGTTAGGATCGTGTTTATCTGTCTGCCTCCATCATGTTTACAGACCAGTAGGACCACACAGACACGGACTGTCCCGGGCTGATGCCTGATTCACAACAGGCAGGAGTGTGACACATTTTTAGGTCCATTACTTTCGCCTTTTAAAACGAAACACCAAGCTGATGATTGGTTAATATGTTTGGTGATAATACAGCTGATCAGCGATCGGCTTGTTATCCTGTTGGATTGCGGGTTATTTCATCAGACAAACTGTGGGAGGTGACGCAAGACTCAGCTGCTGAGTGCGAAAACAAGCAGGCCGGGCACGCCCCCTCCCGGTGCCCTGAAAAGCACCAGACACACCCCCCGGGTCCCTGCTCGGCTTCTAGAAGCGAAGAGTCTCACAGTTCATACGCGAAGCTTTAAACGAACGATCacttcatttctctcctctgttggAATCAAGGAGCTGtgacttctctcctcctcatggCGTCTGTGAGTCTGTCGCTCGGTTTGTGGGGGATTGATAATCCGCCTGTTATGAAACGAGTCGCTCCGGTTACAGCTGCTCCGGTCAAAGTAGGTCTGGTCAAGTTCAACGGAGCTGGATATGATATAGTTATTATTCATTATCTGTAAATGGTGAACTAGATTAATGTTTAAAAGCGATCCaatacttttttaaagtaaagatgATATAGTTTATTGATAATTAATGGACAAAATAGTTAGCGGCTGTTATATCACAGGCTAAATATCACATTTctgccatgtttcttgtagtagcccagactggacaaactgtttgagtttttatgaaaactgaaggctaccacaggttctctttcatgtttggaaggggagggtgagatgaggggtgttcagctgcaacatgacacttcaccaccagatgtcactgaattctacacactgcaactttaatagctctaataataaaatattatttctatagcacttaTATGAACAAGGCTATAAATGGCTCTACAAAATGTATAtcggaataaaaaaaatcaacataaGACCAggcaaaaataagaaatataacataaaagaaaatactaaaAGCAAACAACATCCATTAAAATCttacattaattattcattgtATAATTGACTGTCTGCATTTTCCATACATCCAGGAGCAAGGAGTTGATGTACCCCGGGCTCTGGTATCCGGTCCAAGTGCCTTTATCCCTGCAAAACAGGTATGTATGATGATTTATTTAAGGATATTGTATTGATATTATATTCACA
Encoded proteins:
- the matn1 gene encoding cartilage matrix protein, producing MTPTPSLFMLLVLGLMGAQATVDVRTAAAMAAGLCKTRPTDIVFIVDSSRSVRPSEFEQVKVFLAKVIEGLDVGPNATRVGVVNYASRVKNEVSLKTHRTKAGLIKAVTKIEPLSTGTMTGLAIQFALNVAFSEAEGARVKSPDISKVAIIVTDGRPQDTVKEIAARARDAGIEIFAIGVGRVDMSTLKQMASDPLDDHVDYVESYSVIEKLTKKFQEAFCVSDLCATGDHDCEQVCISSPGSYKCACKDGFTLMDNGRSCSACSNSATDVVFLIDGSKSVRPENFELVKKWINQIIDKLDVSDSKAHVGLVQYSSAVKQEFPLGRYNNKKDLKDAVKKMAYMERGTMTGQALRYLVDNSFNPGHGARPGVAKVGIVFTDGRSQDFIGEAAKKAKENGFKMYAVGVGNAVEDELREISSEPTAEHYFYTADFKAMTQIAKKLQINICQEDDPCECDSLVKFQKKVEDALQALTKKLESMSKRIAMLENKIV